From Etheostoma cragini isolate CJK2018 chromosome 17, CSU_Ecrag_1.0, whole genome shotgun sequence, one genomic window encodes:
- the si:dkey-228d14.5 gene encoding transmembrane protein 150A, which produces MVLWIIFPISLSLVSFIGTWTVYGLAFTNNHVCSLSDWGSDNYCIGNQTTGCCLVPTISSSGTSAPENSLFTATINLGSFLFLLFSIFHHAHILEKHTCHSMLSRFALVFGVVAALGAFTAGNCNPGYLALLHYLGAAISFVCICFYTVLLTALTGKCLLTGYEKILYPLRIASTVVQTIVTICYTVLFAQDEYFYVHLSAIFEWILSINLELFELSFAVEFCFFSSFMLSNLLTKRDEEKPLMMTMS; this is translated from the exons ATGGTGCTTTGGATTATTTtccccatctccctctctctggtgTCCTTCATTGGAACATGGACTGT aTATGGCCTGGCTTTCACCAACAATCATGTGTGCTCTCTCAGTGACTG ggGGAGTGACAACTACTGCATAGGGAATCAGACCACTGGATGTTGCCTTGTTCCCACTATAAG CTCAAGTGGAACTAGTGCACCAGAAAATTCACTTTTTACAGCCACAATCAACTTGGGATCCTTTCTGT TTCTGCTGTTCAGTATATTCCACCATGCCCACATTTTGGAGAAACACACGTGTCATTCCATGCTGAGCAGGTTTGCACTGGTCTTTGGTGTGGTGGCAGCCTTGGGAGCATTCACAGCTGGAAACTGTAAT CCAGGTTACCTGGCACTCCTTCACTACCTCGGAGCTGCCATCAGTTTTGTGTGCATCTGCTTCTACACTGTCCTGCTCACTGCGCTGACTGGGAAGTGCTTGCTGACAGGATATGAGAAGATTCTCTACCCGCTACGCATTGCCTCCACTGTGGTTCAAACAATTGTCACCATCTGCT ATACTGTTTTGTTCGCCCAGGACGAGTACTTTTACGTTCACTTGTCGGCTATATTTGAGTGGATACTCAGCATTAACCTGGAGCTGTTTGAGCTCAGCTTCGCTGTGGAGTTTTGCTTCTTCTCATCCTTCATGCTTTCAAATCTGTTGACCAAACGTGACGAAGAAAAGCCTTTAATGATGACGATGTCCTGA